The Candidatus Binataceae bacterium genome includes the window AGACCGACCACCAAATCGGCCTGCTCTACCGCAACATGGATCCCGAGTACTTCCCGCCATACGAAGTTGCATACCTCAATCATCGCCCCCTCCAGAGCGAGCGGAACAGGAACCTTGATGAGTTGTTTGATCGATCGCGCTTTCCGGCTTTTGTCGCGCCTGGCGATACCGCCACCGGTTTCGTCTTCACCAGCCGGACGGAGGGTGCGAAATTCGTCAACGTGGAGTTCTGGCACGACCTGGGCCTGACCCGCGACGGGTTTTACATGAAGTTGCCCAGCGGCAAATTTGACTTCGAAGAAGCGGACTTCGCCAACACCTACGCCCCCGGCGAGGTCAAAGCACTCGACCTCGCACAACTTCACCAGCAGCTCGAGGAATTACCCTGCTGCACCTCCGACAGTTCCGGTGGAAAAAACGGTGATCCGGTCAACTTTGTAATGATCGGAGACGAAGACGCGGTAATGGGTGCGCTAGCCGGACAGGGTTGGGATCCCACCCACGTTATCGCTGGGCACTCGGTGGGACTCACGGTCAAATCCTTTCTGTTCGGAAGCGAGTATCGATATTCGCCGGTGAGCCGCCTCTACTACTTCAGCCGTGGCCAGGACCTTGCGCTGCAGAAAATTCGCGGCACGATCCATCAGCGCAACCATCTGCGCCTCTGGCGAGCGCCCCTCAGCTTTCAAGGCAAGGACCTATGGGTCGGGCAAATCAGCCGCGACATTGGAGTGCGTTTCACCTGGGCCACCCCGACTCTGACCACTCATAAGATCGACCCCGACGTGGATGACGCGCGCGAGTACCTGGTGCAAGACATGTTCGCATCCGGATATCTTCAATCACTCGCCTACGTGCGGGGGGTGGGGGCCGCGGCGCGCGAGACGCCGCGCGAGAACCTCACCGGAGACCCATACTTTACCGATGGTCTTCGTGCGGTCATGTTTATTGCGAATCGGCCGGTCCCGATCGACAAAATCACTCTGATCGAGTGGGGAGAGCCGCTTCCGCAAGACTGAGCCAGACTACTTGGATTTGACCGTCAATCGATGACGACGGCGGTTGAAGGTCCGCAGTCGGGCATTGTGTTACAGGAGGCCAAGCATGAAAATCGGCCACGCAGCCCCGCTCTTGCTCATGGGCTGGATCCTGGTGGTGCCGCCCGATTCCACGATTCCTCATTCGGTGGATTCGGAAGCCCCACTGTCCCGTTGGAGCCATATTGCTAAATTTGACAACGCCCCTGACTGCGAAAGATCGCTCGCGGCCCTTAGGAAAAGGAATTCAGATATCCCGGTGCCACTTGACCCGACCGGGGAACTCCGGCGCTTTCAGAGGCGGCAACCGGCTGACCCTCAGCTCGCACTGGCACGGATCCAGAACGCGACCTGCATCGCGACCGATGATCCGCGCATGGCCAAGTAGCGGAAGCGCGACGATGAAACGGATCGAACGATGGATGGCTTCCGCAGCCTTCGCGGTCACACTGCTGCTCTCAGTGACAGGTGAGCCGGCCTATGCCAAATACAAGGTCGATTGCGATGCGGTCATGAATGAGTTTCGTCAGCGGAAGGAACCCAATCAGATAGCATCCGACCTGAACATCCATCAAAGAAGCGTTCACCGCTGCATTCGCGCGGCGGCCAGGGCTCAGCGAAGGGCCCGATCGACCAATAGCAAGTAGCCATCTCAGACCTCCCGCACCCTCCCTTGCGAGCTGCGCCGTCAGCGATGCCCGCAGTTCAAGTAGCTGCTCACTCGCTGTAAATTGATTGGCTCTCCCAACTTGCGGAACCCCCGGCACGCGCCTTCAACAAGTGCGCATAATTTATTGGGGATTCATAAGCAGGTCTCGAAGATGGGGGAGTCCGGGCGGTTGATA containing:
- a CDS encoding LssY C-terminal domain-containing protein; translated protein: MSSHSQNALARMSALAATLATLFGSGCATVPSSPTTAPFEQHLVTKQNDNLTVSVAVLTDAEAEQYFGVPLGKHDVQAVWLKVHNQTDHQIGLLYRNMDPEYFPPYEVAYLNHRPLQSERNRNLDELFDRSRFPAFVAPGDTATGFVFTSRTEGAKFVNVEFWHDLGLTRDGFYMKLPSGKFDFEEADFANTYAPGEVKALDLAQLHQQLEELPCCTSDSSGGKNGDPVNFVMIGDEDAVMGALAGQGWDPTHVIAGHSVGLTVKSFLFGSEYRYSPVSRLYYFSRGQDLALQKIRGTIHQRNHLRLWRAPLSFQGKDLWVGQISRDIGVRFTWATPTLTTHKIDPDVDDAREYLVQDMFASGYLQSLAYVRGVGAAARETPRENLTGDPYFTDGLRAVMFIANRPVPIDKITLIEWGEPLPQD